From a region of the Acinetobacter larvae genome:
- a CDS encoding ABC transporter ATP-binding protein/permease, producing MTRSRASSNAKKFTISRQLFGRLFELVKPYWMRTGAFKSWLQLALLIAIVVTLSLLAGWLSFQTATVADLQLQRQHSYWREFWILTVVTIISWWFSEQVINLLKKRIALDWRKWLSEYLTQIYLDKRRYYYIEQDKVIDNPDQRIQQQIGPFCDVLLSIPQMILGSVLGLSIQVGILVSISEVFLWTNMAYIALVLLSTYYFSVPLIRKNWEKTVADAELRSGLAHVRENAENIAFYQGEGKASQGIGARIQQVYQKNRAIFVFNSKVAGANVFIYAIPSLLSALILAPLFFQGTISYGSIAQATMAAMIIEMSFRNFFAFIPLLADVAPQAIRLAEIQEQQSADLTAVQQNPVDTVSAIEPVPPPCVPTKPKPIASHQAIAQQASGIVYDDATDIVIQHLSIQVPDSEQYLIENLNLHLAVSQHVLIVGATGVGKSSLMRVMAGLWQHGQGYVALPRDDIMFFPQRPYMFYGSLADQLRYPLTESKHATTELSAILTQVGLEHLLQRYDWDSVRDWGRELSLGEQQCLSIARLLVYQPRYAFLDEASSALDLPREQQVYQAILAQGCTLISIAHRDSLKAFHRVQLHLIGVGQWQLSRIAASAEPLTTPTTLTPLTAAATAKKRNIDQSYIEQRHIDQSYIDTMAQQPIMQQPKQVTRTAQTLSMDPAWQQHSSLATAVAHRDLKLDRLFFQRLWRLIRPYWWRRKSYFAWSMLAVILFSSALSSALYGYISYLTADQTNALVEKAQDRYWQLLILLSVLSVAVGLSTVLFGYLGDLLKFRWQQWLTQYMTEKYLSAKTYYHIVLDEKIDNPDQRIQEGVAPFCEKICSMLTNIPFSFMGIGVQGAILVAISTPLSLAVLVFALVYASFIVYAYRPTIAKDFYMVKSEADLRRSLLHVKDNAENIAFYRGERSEQRHISQRLNLALKNTWIFHVYQEIARGLDYSLRQCLPIIAVLFLVPLYFAQQISFGAVAQGTLAATMFMQYFVTLSNVIQGFNTIAPTVVRLSEIDEKLTAIQQDVADKPKLDLCHGTEIGFVDADIYTPNAELCLIRQLNLSIRAGEHYVIIGSTGRGKSSLLRVMAGIWQTGYGQLTLPAADQQMFIPQRPYMFRDSLRAQLIYPAQHSSVSDERLIALLQQLDLGHLLERYASLAAVDDWAQKLSLGEQQRIGFIRAVINAKAFVFLDEATSAVDAAMEQRLYQLLLAQGLSLISVCHKPSVYAYHHYYLELLAEGRYRIGEIAELVTRA from the coding sequence ATGACGCGCTCACGTGCAAGCTCCAATGCAAAGAAATTTACAATCAGTCGACAACTTTTTGGCAGGCTATTTGAGCTGGTCAAGCCTTATTGGATGCGAACAGGTGCATTCAAGTCTTGGTTACAACTGGCATTATTAATTGCAATTGTTGTGACACTCAGTCTGCTTGCAGGATGGTTATCTTTTCAAACGGCAACAGTTGCTGATTTACAGTTACAACGTCAGCACAGTTATTGGCGTGAGTTTTGGATTTTAACCGTGGTGACCATCATCTCATGGTGGTTTTCAGAGCAGGTCATCAATCTGCTGAAAAAACGCATTGCTTTGGATTGGCGCAAATGGCTTTCTGAGTATTTGACCCAGATCTACTTAGATAAGCGTCGTTATTATTATATCGAACAAGATAAAGTTATTGATAACCCAGATCAACGTATTCAGCAACAGATTGGACCGTTCTGTGATGTTCTGTTGAGTATACCGCAAATGATTTTAGGTTCAGTTTTGGGGCTGAGTATACAGGTTGGTATTTTAGTCAGTATTTCAGAAGTATTTTTATGGACCAATATGGCATATATCGCCTTGGTATTGCTGAGCACATATTATTTTTCGGTACCTCTTATTCGTAAAAACTGGGAAAAAACGGTTGCTGATGCTGAGTTGCGCAGTGGCTTGGCACATGTACGTGAAAATGCTGAAAACATTGCGTTTTATCAAGGAGAAGGCAAAGCAAGTCAGGGCATTGGGGCGCGTATTCAGCAGGTCTATCAAAAAAACCGAGCTATTTTTGTCTTTAATAGCAAAGTTGCTGGCGCCAATGTTTTTATTTATGCCATTCCGAGTTTGTTATCGGCACTTATTTTAGCGCCATTATTTTTTCAAGGCACAATCTCTTATGGCAGTATCGCGCAAGCCACTATGGCTGCCATGATTATTGAAATGAGCTTTAGAAATTTTTTTGCGTTTATTCCTTTATTGGCAGATGTTGCACCCCAAGCGATTCGCTTGGCAGAAATTCAGGAACAGCAGTCAGCCGATTTGACAGCTGTACAGCAAAATCCTGTAGATACGGTCAGCGCCATAGAGCCAGTGCCGCCGCCATGTGTGCCGACAAAACCCAAACCCATCGCATCGCATCAAGCCATAGCGCAGCAAGCATCCGGCATTGTGTATGATGATGCAACGGACATTGTGATCCAACACTTGTCAATCCAAGTACCGGATAGCGAACAGTACTTGATTGAAAACTTAAATCTGCATTTAGCAGTCTCTCAGCATGTATTGATTGTGGGTGCAACGGGTGTTGGCAAGAGTTCATTGATGCGTGTGATGGCCGGTTTATGGCAACATGGTCAAGGCTATGTGGCTTTGCCACGTGATGACATCATGTTTTTTCCACAACGTCCGTATATGTTTTATGGCAGTTTAGCAGATCAACTGCGCTATCCTCTGACCGAAAGCAAACATGCTACAACGGAACTGAGTGCGATTTTGACGCAAGTGGGTTTAGAGCATCTATTGCAACGCTATGACTGGGACAGTGTACGTGATTGGGGGCGAGAGCTGTCGCTGGGTGAGCAACAGTGTTTGAGTATTGCTCGCTTATTGGTGTATCAACCGCGTTATGCCTTTTTGGATGAAGCCAGTAGTGCTTTAGATTTGCCGCGAGAACAGCAAGTCTATCAAGCTATTCTGGCACAAGGCTGCACCCTGATCAGCATTGCACATCGTGACAGCTTAAAAGCATTTCATCGGGTGCAACTGCATTTAATCGGTGTAGGACAATGGCAGTTGAGCCGCATCGCTGCATCTGCAGAGCCTCTCACTACGCCCACTACGCTTACGCCTTTAACAGCAGCGGCTACTGCTAAGAAAAGAAACATCGATCAAAGCTACATCGAACAAAGACACATCGACCAAAGCTACATCGATACCATGGCGCAACAGCCCATTATGCAACAACCTAAGCAGGTTACACGGACTGCACAGACATTATCGATGGACCCCGCTTGGCAACAACATTCCAGCTTAGCGACGGCGGTTGCACACCGGGATTTAAAATTAGATCGCTTGTTTTTTCAGCGTTTATGGCGTTTGATTCGCCCTTATTGGTGGCGGCGGAAGAGTTATTTTGCTTGGAGCATGTTGGCGGTGATTTTATTTTCATCGGCATTGAGTAGCGCATTATATGGTTATATTTCTTATCTGACCGCCGATCAAACCAATGCTTTGGTTGAAAAAGCCCAAGATCGTTACTGGCAATTGCTGATTTTACTCAGTGTCTTGAGCGTTGCAGTTGGGCTATCCACTGTGTTATTTGGTTATTTGGGTGATTTACTGAAGTTCCGTTGGCAGCAGTGGCTGACGCAATATATGACAGAAAAATATCTCAGTGCCAAGACGTATTATCATATTGTGTTGGATGAAAAAATTGATAATCCAGATCAACGTATTCAAGAGGGGGTGGCGCCATTTTGTGAGAAGATCTGTAGCATGCTGACCAATATTCCATTTTCCTTTATGGGCATTGGGGTACAGGGCGCAATCTTGGTTGCGATCTCCACCCCCTTAAGTTTGGCGGTACTGGTTTTTGCGTTAGTTTATGCAAGTTTCATTGTTTATGCCTATCGACCGACGATTGCCAAAGATTTTTATATGGTCAAAAGTGAAGCCGATCTTAGACGCAGTCTATTACATGTTAAAGACAATGCCGAAAACATTGCTTTTTATCGCGGTGAGCGCAGTGAGCAACGGCATATTTCTCAGCGCTTAAATCTAGCATTGAAAAATACTTGGATATTTCATGTTTATCAGGAAATTGCCCGAGGGCTGGATTACTCCTTACGGCAATGCCTACCGATTATTGCCGTATTGTTTTTGGTGCCACTATATTTTGCTCAACAAATCAGTTTTGGTGCAGTAGCCCAAGGAACTTTGGCCGCAACCATGTTTATGCAGTATTTCGTCACGTTGTCGAATGTGATTCAAGGCTTTAATACCATTGCACCGACTGTGGTACGGCTGTCCGAGATTGATGAAAAGCTCACGGCAATCCAGCAAGATGTAGCGGATAAGCCCAAACTTGATCTATGCCATGGTACTGAGATTGGTTTTGTTGATGCTGATATTTATACCCCAAATGCTGAATTATGTTTGATTCGCCAGCTCAATCTCAGCATTCGAGCGGGTGAGCATTATGTGATCATTGGCAGTACTGGACGCGGTAAAAGCTCTTTATTACGGGTGATGGCTGGTATTTGGCAAACCGGTTATGGGCAGTTAACTTTACCTGCCGCAGATCAGCAGATGTTTATACCACAGCGCCCCTATATGTTTCGCGATAGCTTAAGGGCACAATTGATTTATCCAGCTCAGCACAGCAGTGTAAGTGATGAGCGCTTAATCGCCTTATTACAACAGTTAGATTTAGGTCATTTGCTGGAGCGTTATGCGAGTTTGGCGGCGGTAGATGACTGGGCACAAAAACTGTCTCTGGGTGAGCAACAGCGTATTGGTTTTATTCGCGCCGTGATCAATGCCAAAGCATTTGTTTTTCTTGATGAAGCGACCAGCGCTGTTGATGCTGCAATGGAACAACGTTTATATCAATTACTTTTGGCACAAGGCTTGAGCCTGATTAGCGTTTGCCATAAACCCAGTGTTTATGCTTATCACCACTATTATTTAGAATTATTGGCTGAGGGGCGTTACCGCATCGGAGAGATTGCTGAGCTGGTGACGCGTGCCTAA
- a CDS encoding RNA polymerase sigma factor, whose protein sequence is MNAQTKQPVGLLEVFLDLQSTLQKVIVSRTGSQAVAQDLTQDIYFKVQNLAETFPSYDDARHYLLRIAINSSIDHVRTEARRQQLLHGSYDLFENHMVDSEPEHQVIIKDQIKAIDHALSALPDKCKEILYLSRMEGLTHAEIAARMNISQSLVEKYIVKALLHCRSQLQSE, encoded by the coding sequence ATGAATGCACAGACCAAACAGCCCGTCGGCTTACTAGAGGTGTTTCTTGACTTACAAAGTACTTTGCAAAAAGTCATTGTCAGTCGAACAGGCTCTCAGGCAGTAGCCCAAGACTTGACTCAAGATATTTATTTTAAGGTTCAAAATTTAGCTGAGACTTTTCCAAGCTACGATGATGCACGGCATTATTTACTTAGAATTGCCATCAATAGTTCGATCGATCATGTTCGTACTGAAGCTCGGCGTCAGCAATTACTGCATGGCAGTTATGATTTATTTGAAAATCATATGGTAGATTCAGAGCCAGAGCATCAGGTCATCATTAAAGACCAAATCAAAGCGATTGATCATGCTTTATCTGCCCTACCCGATAAATGTAAAGAAATTCTGTATCTTAGTCGTATGGAAGGGCTGACTCATGCTGAAATTGCGGCAAGAATGAATATTTCGCAGAGCTTAGTCGAAAAATATATCGTCAAAGCCTTGTTGCATTGCCGTAGTCAATTACAATCCGAATAG
- a CDS encoding FecR family protein has product MDTNKATTDASDMRETTVPFSDQQKEQLAEEALHWLVMLTSGEADQMQRNLCQRWRRQSSTHEQAFQQARQIWLSLGQSDVLQQYQYLDYQSSLLDSHHPMYVQHMQPLVYFFCYSAYRYVAAVLLAIAIVLFAYLQLTAAPQFRTDFGEMTVFDLDANNQVTLNTNSILSLPQPPQHQLVLHHGEALFKMASQAISPFMIYADNLVVHPATARFSIKKNDFETKITVVAGQVKINHGQQQHVLYANQQLVHRNGSTQNYIQHIDAQQDISWTQGKLYFSQSTVYDVLHQLSQYDTRKWVLLLDPQLQNSKINTTVHIAELDQWLDNLEQALPIRQKKLGPFIVFY; this is encoded by the coding sequence ATGGATACCAATAAAGCAACGACTGACGCCTCCGACATGCGTGAAACAACAGTACCCTTCTCCGATCAGCAAAAGGAACAATTGGCTGAGGAGGCGTTGCACTGGTTGGTTATGCTCACTTCAGGCGAAGCCGATCAGATGCAACGTAATCTCTGTCAACGTTGGCGACGGCAATCCAGCACACATGAACAGGCTTTTCAACAAGCGCGGCAAATCTGGTTAAGCTTAGGTCAAAGTGATGTACTACAACAATATCAATACCTTGACTATCAGTCATCGCTTTTAGATAGCCACCACCCTATGTATGTGCAGCATATGCAGCCCTTGGTTTATTTTTTCTGTTATTCAGCTTATCGTTATGTGGCTGCGGTATTACTGGCGATTGCTATTGTATTATTTGCCTATTTACAGCTTACAGCAGCACCGCAATTTCGCACTGATTTTGGTGAAATGACCGTATTTGATTTAGATGCCAACAATCAGGTTACGCTCAATACCAATAGCATACTCTCTCTGCCCCAACCCCCTCAACATCAACTGGTATTACATCATGGTGAGGCACTGTTTAAAATGGCAAGTCAAGCCATTTCGCCGTTTATGATCTATGCCGATAACTTGGTCGTTCATCCTGCTACTGCCCGCTTTTCCATCAAAAAAAATGACTTTGAAACTAAAATTACCGTGGTTGCAGGTCAGGTTAAAATCAATCATGGTCAGCAACAGCACGTGCTATATGCCAATCAGCAGCTGGTACATCGCAATGGTTCTACACAAAATTATATTCAGCACATTGATGCGCAGCAGGACATCTCGTGGACGCAAGGAAAATTATACTTTAGCCAAAGCACTGTCTACGATGTGCTACATCAACTTAGTCAATATGACACACGTAAATGGGTATTGTTATTGGATCCTCAACTGCAAAATAGCAAAATCAATACTACGGTACATATTGCAGAACTTGATCAATGGCTGGACAATCTTGAGCAAGCATTACCGATTCGACAAAAAAAACTCGGACCATTCATTGTCTTCTATTAA
- a CDS encoding TonB-dependent siderophore receptor encodes MSTIPNTSASTLRSHHKPVAFYAKSSLALAILLSFSSSLAWSNPQQPANTATSASTQFKLNIAAGPLSQALKQLSQQTHTQIIVATALVEQQKTSALTGQYSVIDALQQLLAGHDLEVNFDGNTAVIRAKSTDGTLLLGAVNVEGSNTAVYSPITGIASNNLSSSSGGNGSRDLTATEGNKSYTRGNISIAGKAPVSTQKILQSVSVIGAQQIEDQKATTLSDSLKFATGIITQQGAGGIDNYHSRGDKIQNISVDGVAAQYSYLIANDFSLYDHVEVLRGSDAFLGGSAIGSAASPGGSINLVRKKPLDHLQTQIDLAAGSWDHYRQSIDITGPLALDGALRARLIATHVDKKEFWRGEQSSKNIADLHFEYDVTPATTISFGGNYAENNGPKWRGAIPRGATGEDLNLPYAFSNITSGVQDQLSIYNVDAAIEHNLNNNWSLRFSANKSHGQTNSLSPSISTYNINPAGHNSLYITPNDERIKDEKSVYNAVILGKVDALQRQHGIEFSIQHSDTKRHEKHYYGEGFSLAYDALTDIDFASLNIPAVDYSQVDQQNTRNKENEAYLKLDLQLLNNLHFLTGPRWVESHYTNADGQSSNDDKFYIPYYGLRYDLNPQWSIYASHSDNFAFQQSLNTQDLSKLEPQRGYTQEIGMKYLSPSQQLSGSIALFQSKYKNVAEFIWDGISIPNPLTGCCWSTNTYEEDKRGIELELSGQFSPHWQSSIGYTYNDNRIRYKELQNPASVDFGYLPKHNLKWSNALQLWGNDWLQRITLGANAIYLSKQDRKQYIYDQNSNTVSINLKQSDYAIADVFARYQINKQWQLQLNINNVFDKQYYSGITDLYSTRYGAPRNFLLSLQAKY; translated from the coding sequence ATGAGCACTATCCCTAATACCTCAGCGTCAACCTTAAGGTCGCATCACAAGCCTGTAGCTTTTTATGCCAAATCAAGCTTAGCACTCGCAATTTTATTGAGCTTCAGCAGTAGTCTCGCTTGGAGTAACCCACAGCAGCCAGCAAATACCGCAACATCTGCAAGCACGCAATTTAAACTCAATATTGCAGCGGGTCCGCTAAGTCAAGCTCTCAAGCAGCTCTCGCAACAAACCCATACTCAGATTATTGTTGCCACAGCCTTAGTTGAACAACAGAAAACATCAGCTTTAACAGGTCAATATAGTGTAATCGATGCCTTACAACAGCTTCTGGCTGGACATGATTTAGAGGTCAACTTTGACGGCAATACCGCAGTCATTCGCGCTAAATCGACAGATGGAACACTATTATTGGGTGCCGTCAATGTAGAAGGTAGCAATACCGCAGTATATAGCCCTATAACGGGTATTGCATCAAACAATCTAAGCAGTAGCAGCGGTGGCAATGGTAGCCGTGATTTAACCGCAACTGAAGGTAATAAAAGCTATACCCGAGGAAATATTAGTATTGCAGGTAAAGCGCCTGTTTCTACACAAAAAATCTTACAAAGCGTGAGTGTTATTGGTGCTCAACAAATAGAAGACCAAAAAGCAACAACGCTCAGTGATTCACTGAAGTTTGCCACGGGCATCATCACCCAACAAGGTGCTGGTGGGATTGATAACTACCATAGTCGAGGTGATAAAATTCAAAACATTTCTGTTGATGGCGTTGCAGCACAATACAGTTATCTGATTGCTAATGATTTTTCACTTTATGACCATGTTGAAGTCCTACGCGGTTCCGACGCCTTTTTGGGTGGTTCTGCCATTGGCTCTGCTGCATCACCAGGCGGTAGTATCAATCTGGTTCGTAAAAAACCCTTAGATCATCTACAGACACAAATTGATTTAGCTGCGGGTAGCTGGGATCATTATCGACAATCGATTGATATCACAGGACCTTTAGCATTAGACGGTGCTTTAAGAGCACGGCTGATTGCCACCCATGTAGATAAAAAAGAGTTTTGGCGTGGTGAACAAAGCAGCAAAAATATTGCCGACTTACACTTTGAATATGATGTCACACCAGCGACCACTATCAGTTTTGGTGGAAACTATGCCGAAAATAATGGTCCTAAATGGCGTGGTGCTATTCCACGGGGTGCTACAGGTGAAGACCTCAATCTACCCTATGCTTTTAGCAATATTACTTCTGGTGTACAAGATCAACTCAGCATTTATAATGTAGATGCCGCCATAGAGCATAACCTCAATAATAATTGGTCGCTACGTTTCAGTGCAAATAAAAGCCATGGTCAGACCAATAGTTTATCACCGAGTATTTCTACATATAATATCAACCCAGCAGGTCATAATAGTCTTTATATCACACCGAATGATGAACGTATTAAAGATGAGAAAAGCGTCTATAATGCTGTCATTCTCGGTAAAGTAGATGCATTACAACGGCAACACGGGATTGAATTTTCTATACAACATTCAGATACTAAACGGCATGAAAAACATTATTATGGTGAAGGATTTTCCCTTGCCTATGATGCTTTGACTGACATAGACTTTGCGAGTTTAAACATTCCTGCAGTAGATTATAGCCAAGTAGATCAACAAAATACGCGCAATAAAGAGAATGAAGCTTATTTAAAACTTGATCTGCAATTGCTCAATAATCTACATTTTCTCACAGGTCCACGTTGGGTAGAATCTCATTATACAAATGCCGATGGGCAAAGCAGCAATGATGATAAATTTTATATTCCCTATTATGGGCTACGCTATGATCTCAATCCGCAATGGAGTATCTATGCCTCACATAGCGATAATTTTGCTTTTCAACAAAGTTTAAATACCCAAGACTTAAGTAAACTAGAGCCTCAACGCGGCTATACACAAGAAATCGGTATGAAATACCTCAGCCCATCACAGCAACTTTCAGGCTCAATTGCACTATTTCAATCCAAATATAAAAATGTCGCCGAGTTTATTTGGGACGGTATTTCCATTCCCAATCCCTTAACGGGTTGCTGCTGGAGTACCAATACCTATGAAGAGGATAAGCGCGGTATTGAATTAGAACTTTCAGGACAATTTAGCCCACATTGGCAAAGTTCCATAGGCTATACCTATAATGACAATCGCATCCGTTATAAAGAGCTCCAAAACCCAGCATCGGTCGACTTTGGCTATTTACCAAAACATAATTTAAAATGGAGTAATGCCTTACAATTATGGGGGAATGACTGGTTACAACGCATTACGCTTGGTGCCAATGCAATCTATCTCTCTAAACAAGATCGTAAACAATATATTTATGATCAAAACTCAAATACAGTGAGTATCAATCTAAAACAATCCGATTATGCCATCGCCGATGTCTTTGCGCGCTATCAGATCAATAAGCAATGGCAGCTGCAACTTAACATCAATAATGTCTTTGATAAGCAATACTATTCAGGCATTACCGATTTATACTCGACTCGCTATGGCGCACCACGCAATTTCTTATTGAGTCTACAAGCTAAATATTAA
- a CDS encoding TonB-dependent receptor domain-containing protein, protein MKIHQLLLIVSKKPAIFSMVFVIHCAYAESVDTHPASLGTANSPENVVNLETISLKAEQSKNALKYAANQSRDYLDQTKIDRLNLSNPADLITAVNGVYTGDSRNSGAIDPNIRGIQGQGRVPVFIDGSTQSLTANRAFGGVSERYYIDPNLISELWVDKGIANRKGVNSSVGGSISIKTLQAEDIISEGQEYGFMLKTKLANNSTKERFPDYYFGSYWGDHPSYNPDKPQEKYFPFDDTSMRLQAKDGDSSILSNFGQDCQFTVASAFKKNALAGVIAYSYSQRGNYFSGKHNRSFYENIDKSEDTIYDLTKIYEPGQEVANTFNQSKSLLAKLSYTPSDEHKLEVGYRSTDIRHGEIMPYRLVAHDHLKAGFQEFWPASHIDTQNYYLSYDYTPADNQWINLNTLLWHNRADTAMHNKSNTLYQFDYQGCVRNGRNPSRDHVACYLWDDALTEYKLNSSGLNLSNSMQLMPWLNFDINYFLSFHQRDSEDQEARSSNISYNNVKQLQHDFAFNFNLMPTDRWSIDVGFKKSMATAENPSRSNKDAKVMKNSAISYSLERHFTQADLEQLQRGEDIAGAVSASAFYNYYIRPYGDWDDLKLADGSFDLDELIYARGSTTLRDTVYWRPDDKGDYHIEDNPIFNGEVTQRYKDQNIQVGSNFIVGSLYEVERMAYETKQKLNSKWNPVLATRFKLNDQHSVYAKWAKEERLPSIFEFYPQFGSLEYIGFNLRSEKATNFELGYVSNFDQYFKDAESNFKLAYFTNTTDDVIDNDRRYLRNVGRLKTKGLELQFDYDNGRFFTELNHAYLHQQDFCQYGVDADKYVSGGDEIMQNIAYYYELDQNYQFQGIGFRGERHTNLCYRGGKASSYQATMVVPKHSFNATVGMRALDNRLEMGAKARWYSKYDGFYQDNLKQSDKQETLSNAPIGWGSTWLIDFFAQYRFNDNMQVNALVTNLSNQYYIDPLSRSNMPSPGRTFSLGLKANF, encoded by the coding sequence ATGAAAATTCATCAGTTGTTGCTTATTGTGAGCAAAAAACCGGCTATTTTTAGCATGGTTTTTGTTATTCATTGTGCCTATGCCGAAAGTGTGGACACGCATCCTGCGTCTTTAGGTACAGCAAACTCACCTGAAAATGTGGTGAACTTAGAGACAATCTCCTTAAAAGCTGAGCAAAGTAAAAATGCTCTTAAATATGCAGCCAATCAAAGCCGTGATTACTTGGATCAAACGAAAATAGATCGTCTCAACCTCAGTAATCCGGCAGATTTAATCACTGCTGTAAATGGGGTATATACCGGTGACAGTCGTAATAGTGGTGCAATCGATCCAAATATTCGCGGTATTCAGGGGCAGGGACGTGTACCTGTTTTTATTGATGGTAGTACACAATCTCTGACAGCAAACCGTGCCTTTGGTGGTGTGAGCGAACGCTATTATATTGATCCAAATCTAATAAGTGAGCTTTGGGTTGACAAAGGTATTGCCAATCGTAAAGGCGTGAATAGCTCGGTAGGTGGAAGCATCAGCATTAAAACTTTGCAGGCAGAAGATATTATCTCTGAAGGGCAAGAATATGGTTTTATGCTAAAGACTAAACTCGCCAACAATAGCACAAAAGAACGTTTTCCAGATTATTACTTTGGTTCATATTGGGGAGATCATCCTTCTTATAATCCAGACAAACCACAAGAAAAATACTTTCCCTTTGATGATACCAGTATGCGTTTACAGGCTAAAGATGGGGATTCCTCTATACTCTCCAATTTTGGGCAGGACTGCCAATTTACTGTCGCATCTGCATTTAAAAAGAATGCGTTGGCTGGGGTGATTGCTTATTCATATTCACAGCGCGGTAATTATTTCTCAGGCAAACATAATCGCTCCTTTTATGAAAATATCGATAAAAGCGAAGATACCATCTATGATTTGACCAAGATTTATGAACCAGGGCAAGAGGTTGCCAATACCTTTAATCAAAGTAAGTCTTTATTGGCAAAACTCAGTTATACCCCCAGTGATGAACATAAATTGGAAGTCGGTTATCGCTCGACGGATATTCGGCATGGTGAAATTATGCCCTATCGTTTGGTGGCACATGATCATTTAAAAGCTGGTTTTCAAGAATTCTGGCCCGCCAGTCATATCGATACTCAAAATTATTATCTAAGTTATGACTACACTCCAGCCGATAATCAATGGATTAACTTAAATACTTTGCTTTGGCATAACCGAGCCGATACCGCCATGCACAATAAGAGTAATACCTTATACCAGTTTGATTATCAGGGCTGTGTGCGTAATGGTCGAAATCCTAGTCGTGATCATGTGGCTTGTTATTTATGGGACGACGCTCTAACTGAATATAAATTAAATAGCTCGGGTTTAAACCTAAGCAATTCTATGCAGCTTATGCCGTGGCTGAATTTTGATATAAATTATTTTTTAAGCTTTCATCAACGTGATTCTGAGGATCAAGAAGCTCGTAGCAGTAATATTAGCTATAACAATGTTAAGCAGTTACAGCATGACTTTGCTTTTAATTTTAACCTCATGCCCACTGATCGTTGGTCGATTGATGTTGGTTTTAAGAAAAGTATGGCGACAGCAGAAAATCCATCGCGTAGTAATAAAGATGCGAAAGTAATGAAAAACTCCGCTATTAGTTATAGCTTAGAACGTCATTTCACCCAAGCGGATTTAGAGCAATTACAGCGTGGTGAAGATATTGCGGGTGCTGTAAGTGCCAGTGCTTTTTATAACTACTATATTCGACCTTATGGTGATTGGGATGATCTAAAACTTGCTGATGGCAGCTTCGATCTGGATGAATTGATTTATGCGCGTGGTTCAACCACGCTCAGAGATACTGTGTACTGGCGACCAGATGATAAAGGTGATTATCATATCGAGGATAATCCAATATTCAATGGTGAAGTTACACAGCGCTATAAAGATCAAAATATCCAAGTAGGCAGTAATTTTATTGTGGGTTCTCTATATGAAGTCGAGCGTATGGCGTATGAAACCAAGCAGAAATTAAATAGCAAATGGAACCCAGTTTTGGCAACGCGTTTTAAATTAAATGATCAGCACAGTGTGTATGCTAAGTGGGCGAAAGAAGAGCGTTTGCCTTCGATCTTTGAGTTTTATCCGCAATTTGGTAGCTTAGAATATATTGGTTTTAACTTACGCTCCGAAAAGGCAACCAATTTTGAATTGGGCTATGTCTCTAACTTTGATCAATATTTTAAAGATGCCGAGAGTAATTTTAAACTGGCGTACTTTACCAATACCACCGATGACGTCATTGATAATGATCGCCGTTATTTACGTAATGTTGGGCGTTTGAAAACCAAAGGTCTAGAACTACAGTTTGATTATGACAATGGGCGTTTCTTTACTGAACTGAACCATGCATATTTACACCAGCAAGATTTTTGTCAATATGGTGTCGATGCGGATAAATATGTGAGTGGTGGCGATGAGATAATGCAAAATATCGCTTATTATTATGAGCTAGATCAAAACTATCAGTTCCAAGGTATTGGCTTTAGAGGGGAGCGGCATACCAACTTGTGCTATCGCGGCGGGAAAGCTTCCAGCTATCAAGCGACCATGGTTGTTCCAAAACACTCCTTCAATGCAACTGTGGGGATGCGTGCCCTTGATAATCGTTTAGAAATGGGGGCTAAAGCGCGCTGGTATAGTAAATATGATGGTTTCTATCAAGATAACTTGAAGCAAAGTGATAAACAAGAAACCTTATCTAATGCACCTATTGGTTGGGGCAGTACCTGGTTAATTGATTTCTTTGCACAATATCGATTTAACGACAATATGCAAGTCAATGCCTTGGTGACGAATTTAAGTAATCAATATTATATTGATCCTTTGTCGCGCTCAAATATGCCATCACCCGGGCGGACTTTTTCATTGGGGTTAAAAGCTAATTTCTAA